In Candidatus Binatia bacterium, one DNA window encodes the following:
- a CDS encoding ATP-dependent DNA ligase translates to MNLPVNPPVLPMLAKRIDALPDGDGFLYEPKWDGFRVLVFRDGDEVLLQSRDEKPLDRYFPELLAPLRAQLPERCVLDGEVVVALGEGLDFEALQQRIHPAASRVELLAREIPASMVFWDLLCVGDEDLLRTPFAERRARLERVLARAKPPLHVTPITSDLATAQSWFERFEGAGLDGVMAKPADGVYEPNKRVMFKVKHARECDCVVGGFRWHKNGENVAVGSLLLGLYDEQGALHHVGVCASFTMPKRRELVEVLAPYRENALDGHPWRDWAENDHHVAGQRMPGAKSRWSSDKDLSWVPLRPELVVEVGYDHMQGTRFRHTAQFRRFRTDKNPRDCTYAQLEVVPPHELKDIFGL, encoded by the coding sequence GTGAACCTCCCCGTGAACCCGCCGGTCCTGCCGATGCTCGCCAAGCGCATCGACGCGCTGCCCGACGGCGACGGCTTTCTCTACGAGCCCAAGTGGGACGGCTTTCGCGTGCTCGTCTTCCGCGACGGCGACGAGGTGCTGCTGCAGAGCCGCGACGAGAAGCCGCTCGACCGCTACTTCCCCGAGCTGCTCGCGCCGCTGCGCGCGCAGCTCCCCGAGCGCTGCGTGCTCGACGGCGAGGTCGTGGTGGCGCTCGGCGAGGGGCTCGACTTCGAGGCGCTGCAGCAGCGCATCCATCCCGCGGCGTCGCGCGTCGAGCTGCTCGCGCGCGAGATCCCGGCGTCGATGGTGTTCTGGGACCTGCTGTGCGTCGGCGACGAGGACCTGCTGCGCACGCCGTTCGCCGAGCGTCGCGCGCGTCTCGAGCGCGTGCTCGCGCGCGCGAAGCCGCCGCTGCACGTGACGCCGATCACGAGCGACCTCGCGACCGCCCAGAGCTGGTTCGAGCGCTTCGAGGGCGCGGGGCTCGACGGCGTGATGGCGAAGCCTGCAGACGGCGTCTACGAGCCGAACAAGCGCGTGATGTTCAAGGTCAAGCACGCGCGCGAGTGCGACTGCGTGGTCGGCGGCTTCCGCTGGCACAAGAACGGCGAGAACGTCGCCGTGGGCTCGCTGCTGCTTGGGCTCTACGACGAGCAGGGCGCGCTGCACCACGTCGGCGTGTGCGCGAGCTTCACGATGCCGAAGCGTCGCGAGCTGGTCGAGGTGCTCGCGCCGTACCGCGAGAACGCGCTCGACGGCCATCCGTGGCGCGACTGGGCGGAGAACGATCACCACGTCGCAGGGCAGCGCATGCCGGGCGCGAAGAGCCGCTGGAGCAGCGACAAGGATCTGTCGTGGGTGCCGCTGCGTCCCGAGCTGGTCGTCGAGGTCGGCTACGACCACATGCAGGGCACGCGCTTTCGCCACACGGCGCAGTTCCGGCGCTTCCGCACCGACAAGAATCCGCGCGACTGTACCTACGCGCAGCTCGAGGTCGTGCCGCCGCACGAGCTGAAGGACATCTTCGGGCTGTAG
- the ligD gene encoding non-homologous end-joining DNA ligase, giving the protein MAKKEDAEILTIDGREVRVSNPSKLYFSREARVTKLELVRYYLSVADGALRGIRDRPIVLKRFVDGAEGEPFYQKRAPEKRPEWLRTVTLSFPSGRTAEEVVVDDAAGLAWIVNLGCIELHPHPVRTGDLEHPDELRIDLDPTPGVAWDDVRRVTLEVKALLDELGLVGWPKTSGSRGMHVNVRIQPRWTFTEVRRAALALAREIERRVPNLATSKWWKEERHGVFLDYNQNAKDRTTCSAYSVRPLPDARVSTPLRWDEVADCEPADFTLFTVPKRLAEIGDPHAAIDEHPGSLEGLLELAARDEANGLGDAPWPPHYRKMEGEAPRVAPSRARKRAGTKSSSASGGGGRRRSSMPLLTIASSPHRDEALAGLERWKARWPDAARHLAPEDVLIDSMRGRSSTWTRIRVNLKSVPEELRPPQETPDPDDDPTREWREVHRRKPAS; this is encoded by the coding sequence GTGGCGAAGAAAGAGGACGCCGAGATCCTGACGATCGACGGGCGCGAGGTGCGCGTCAGCAATCCGTCGAAGCTCTACTTCTCGCGCGAGGCGCGGGTCACGAAGCTCGAGCTGGTGCGCTACTACCTGTCGGTCGCGGACGGCGCGCTGCGCGGCATCCGCGACCGGCCGATCGTGCTGAAGCGCTTCGTCGACGGCGCGGAAGGCGAGCCGTTCTACCAGAAGCGCGCGCCGGAGAAGCGTCCGGAGTGGCTGCGCACGGTGACGCTGAGCTTCCCGTCGGGACGCACCGCCGAGGAGGTCGTGGTCGACGACGCGGCGGGGCTCGCGTGGATCGTCAACCTCGGCTGCATCGAGCTGCACCCGCACCCGGTGCGCACCGGCGACCTCGAGCACCCCGACGAGCTGCGCATCGACCTCGATCCGACGCCGGGCGTGGCCTGGGACGACGTGCGTCGCGTGACGCTCGAGGTGAAGGCGCTGCTCGACGAGCTCGGGCTCGTCGGCTGGCCGAAGACCAGCGGCTCGCGCGGCATGCACGTCAACGTGCGGATCCAGCCGCGCTGGACCTTCACCGAGGTCCGTCGCGCGGCGCTCGCGTTGGCGCGCGAGATCGAGCGCCGCGTCCCCAACCTCGCAACCAGCAAGTGGTGGAAGGAGGAGCGCCACGGCGTCTTCCTCGACTACAACCAGAACGCGAAGGACCGCACGACGTGCTCCGCGTACTCGGTGCGTCCGCTGCCCGACGCGCGCGTCTCGACGCCGCTTCGCTGGGACGAGGTCGCGGACTGCGAGCCCGCCGACTTCACGCTCTTCACCGTGCCGAAGCGCCTCGCCGAGATCGGCGACCCGCACGCCGCGATCGACGAGCATCCGGGCTCGCTCGAGGGACTGCTCGAGCTCGCGGCGCGCGACGAGGCGAACGGGCTCGGCGACGCGCCGTGGCCGCCGCACTACCGCAAGATGGAGGGCGAGGCGCCGCGGGTCGCGCCGTCGCGCGCGCGCAAGCGCGCCGGCACGAAAAGCTCGTCTGCATCCGGCGGCGGCGGCAGACGGCGCAGCTCGATGCCGCTTCTCACCATCGCCAGCTCGCCGCACCGTGACGAAGCGCTCGCCGGGCTCGAGCGCTGGAAGGCGCGCTGGCCGGACGCCGCGCGCCACCTGGCGCCCGAGGACGTGCTGATCGACTCGATGCGCGGCCGCTCGAGCACCTGGACGCGCATCCGCGTCAACCTGAAGAGCGTCCCCGAGGAGCTGCGTCCGCCGCAGGAGACGCCCGATCCCGACGACGACCCGACGCGCGAGTGGCGCGAGGTGCACCGACGCAAGCCCGCGAGCTGA
- a CDS encoding DUF3604 domain-containing protein, with product MLLAALGIALLAGCSGESTNEIVGARRPQHALRAQAAAQKAAQQAVLPEGDARRERRILFGDLHVHTTYSIDAFMYSLPLFGGEGAHPPADACDFARYCAAVDFFALTEHAEGLTPEQWTEIKQTMRECNARAGDPRDPDMVAFVGWEWTQVGPTPETHFGHKNVIFPGLADDELPARVITSLDDRTMQQAPGEWGLRAMRIAAALTPGRYGEFVEWMRQIAALPTCEAGVDTRTLPASCRENAPTPRELFEKLAQWGFDVLVIPHGLTWGLHTPAGARLDVQLKPGLHDPERQTLLEVFSGHGNGEPYRAWPEPRVGEDGEVVCPPPTEDYLPCCWRAGEIIRERCGDLPTDECERRVEEARRLAASALVSPHLVIPDTREEDWLDCDQCRDCFKPAFTLRPKQSAQYSLALSRPGEGGHGDEARDGDDDSEPLRFRWGFVASSDDHHARPGTGYKQVGRRWMTDTHGFSSEWYEWALREWAMGEQVDPQRAQPVTRTERSFATLFDVERVSSFMYPGGLVAVHADGRDRDSIWRALKRREVYGTSGPRILLWFDLVNAPGGPAPMGSEVRMSEAPRFEVRAVGSLVQKPGCPPESVSGLPAERLEKLCHGECYNPGDERVPIAAIEIVRVRPQTTPDEDVATLIDDPWRRFECPPDPAGCVATFEDPEFASSGRDAVYYARAIQQETPAINGANLRTRFDAEDNAVAVEPCHGSYRARPNDDCLAPVAERAWSSPIFVDQAR from the coding sequence GTGCTCCTCGCCGCGCTCGGCATCGCGCTCCTCGCGGGCTGCAGCGGCGAGTCGACGAACGAGATCGTCGGCGCGCGCCGACCGCAGCACGCGCTGCGCGCGCAGGCCGCCGCGCAGAAGGCCGCGCAGCAGGCGGTCCTCCCCGAGGGCGACGCGCGCCGCGAGCGACGCATCCTGTTCGGCGACCTGCACGTCCACACGACGTACTCGATCGACGCCTTCATGTACTCGCTGCCACTCTTCGGCGGCGAGGGGGCGCACCCGCCGGCCGACGCCTGCGACTTCGCGCGCTACTGTGCGGCGGTCGACTTCTTTGCCTTGACGGAGCACGCCGAGGGCCTGACGCCCGAGCAGTGGACCGAGATCAAGCAGACCATGCGCGAGTGCAACGCGCGCGCCGGCGATCCGCGCGACCCCGACATGGTCGCGTTCGTCGGCTGGGAGTGGACGCAGGTCGGACCGACCCCGGAGACGCACTTCGGGCACAAGAACGTGATCTTCCCCGGCCTCGCCGACGACGAGCTGCCGGCGCGTGTCATCACCTCGCTCGACGACCGCACGATGCAGCAAGCGCCCGGCGAGTGGGGGCTGCGCGCGATGCGGATCGCCGCTGCGCTGACGCCCGGCCGCTACGGCGAGTTCGTCGAGTGGATGCGCCAGATCGCGGCGCTCCCGACCTGCGAGGCCGGCGTCGACACGCGCACGCTGCCCGCGAGCTGTCGCGAGAACGCGCCGACGCCGCGCGAGCTCTTCGAGAAGCTCGCGCAGTGGGGCTTCGACGTGCTCGTCATCCCGCACGGTCTCACCTGGGGCCTGCACACGCCGGCGGGCGCGCGCCTCGACGTGCAGCTCAAGCCCGGCCTGCACGACCCCGAGCGCCAGACGCTCCTCGAAGTGTTCTCCGGACACGGCAACGGCGAGCCGTACCGCGCGTGGCCCGAGCCGCGCGTCGGCGAGGACGGCGAGGTGGTGTGTCCGCCGCCGACCGAGGACTACCTGCCGTGCTGCTGGCGCGCGGGCGAGATCATCCGCGAGCGCTGCGGCGATCTGCCCACCGACGAGTGCGAGCGCCGGGTCGAGGAGGCGAGGCGTCTCGCCGCGAGCGCGCTGGTCTCGCCGCACCTCGTGATTCCGGACACGCGCGAGGAGGACTGGCTCGACTGCGACCAGTGCCGCGACTGCTTCAAGCCCGCGTTCACGCTGCGCCCGAAGCAGAGCGCACAGTACAGCCTCGCGCTGTCGCGACCGGGCGAAGGCGGCCACGGCGACGAAGCCCGTGATGGTGACGACGACAGCGAGCCGCTGCGCTTCCGCTGGGGCTTCGTCGCCTCGAGCGACGACCACCACGCGCGCCCGGGTACCGGTTACAAGCAGGTCGGCCGGCGCTGGATGACCGACACGCACGGCTTCTCCTCCGAGTGGTACGAGTGGGCGCTGCGCGAGTGGGCGATGGGCGAGCAGGTCGACCCGCAGCGTGCGCAGCCCGTCACGCGCACCGAGCGCAGCTTCGCGACGCTCTTCGACGTCGAGCGCGTGTCGTCGTTCATGTACCCGGGCGGGCTCGTCGCCGTGCACGCCGACGGCCGCGACCGCGACTCGATCTGGCGCGCGCTCAAGCGGCGCGAGGTCTACGGCACGAGCGGTCCGCGCATCCTGCTGTGGTTCGATCTGGTGAACGCGCCGGGCGGTCCCGCGCCGATGGGCAGCGAGGTGCGCATGAGCGAGGCGCCGCGCTTCGAGGTGCGCGCGGTCGGCTCGCTGGTGCAGAAGCCCGGCTGTCCGCCCGAGAGCGTCTCGGGTCTCCCCGCGGAGCGCCTCGAGAAGCTCTGCCACGGCGAGTGCTACAACCCCGGCGACGAGCGCGTGCCGATCGCGGCGATCGAGATCGTGCGCGTGCGCCCGCAGACGACGCCCGACGAGGACGTCGCGACGCTGATCGACGATCCGTGGCGACGCTTCGAGTGTCCGCCCGATCCGGCGGGCTGCGTGGCGACCTTCGAGGATCCGGAGTTCGCGTCGTCGGGGCGCGACGCGGTGTACTACGCGCGCGCGATCCAGCAGGAGACGCCGGCGATCAACGGCGCCAACCTGCGCACGCGCTTCGATGCGGAGGACAACGCGGTCGCCGTCGAGCCCTGCCACGGCAGCTATCGCGCCCGGCCGAACGACGACTGCCTCGCCCCGGTCGCCGAGCGCGCCTGGTCGTCGCCGATCTTCGTCGATCAGGCGCGCTGA
- a CDS encoding acetate/propionate family kinase: protein MLSVNVGSSSLKLAWFEADASSERRVASASVSDVGPDARLVLHAVDDAGERRELCSQKLVSGEDAGRDVHEAGGVTHHAAQALTRVLDVAASHGLGAPDAAGHRIVHGGPDHVAPQRVTDALVAELEALEPFAPLHLPAEIAVVRALARRAPELPQVVCFDTAFHQRMPAAARRLPLPRALWDKGVRRYGFHGLSYEYVLGALPDGARGRIVIAHLGNGASLAAVRDGLPIDTTMGLTPTGGLMMGTRSGDLDPGVLFHLARVEGWDVERLQRLVEAESGLLGVSGESSDVRTLLASRATSAAADEAIELFCWIARRHVGAMAASLGGVDQLVFTGGIGEHAAEIRAGICTGLEHLGVRLDPERNARNAAVVSADASPCTVRVVATDEERVIARHTRARVAGGV, encoded by the coding sequence GTGCTCAGCGTCAACGTCGGCTCGTCGTCGCTCAAGCTCGCCTGGTTCGAGGCCGACGCCTCGTCCGAGCGGCGCGTGGCGAGCGCGTCGGTGTCGGACGTCGGACCGGATGCGCGCCTCGTACTGCACGCGGTCGACGACGCGGGCGAGCGCCGCGAGCTGTGCAGTCAGAAGCTCGTGAGCGGTGAGGACGCCGGACGTGATGTGCACGAAGCCGGCGGCGTCACGCACCACGCGGCGCAGGCATTGACGCGCGTGCTCGACGTCGCGGCGTCGCACGGCCTCGGCGCGCCGGACGCGGCGGGGCACCGCATCGTGCACGGCGGCCCGGACCACGTCGCACCGCAGCGCGTGACCGACGCGCTGGTCGCGGAGCTCGAGGCGCTCGAGCCGTTCGCGCCGCTTCACCTTCCAGCGGAGATCGCGGTCGTGCGCGCGCTCGCGCGGCGCGCGCCGGAGCTGCCGCAGGTCGTGTGCTTCGACACCGCGTTTCACCAGCGCATGCCGGCCGCCGCGCGCCGTCTGCCGCTGCCGCGCGCGCTGTGGGACAAGGGCGTGCGGCGCTACGGCTTTCACGGGCTGTCCTACGAGTACGTCCTCGGCGCGCTGCCCGACGGCGCGCGCGGGCGCATCGTGATCGCGCACCTCGGCAACGGCGCGAGCCTCGCCGCGGTGCGCGACGGCCTCCCGATCGACACCACGATGGGCCTCACGCCGACCGGCGGTCTGATGATGGGCACGCGCAGCGGCGACCTCGACCCGGGCGTGCTGTTCCACCTCGCGCGCGTCGAGGGCTGGGACGTCGAGCGCCTGCAGCGCCTGGTCGAGGCGGAGAGCGGGCTGCTCGGCGTCTCGGGCGAGAGCAGCGACGTGCGCACGCTGCTCGCAAGCCGCGCGACCTCGGCCGCAGCCGACGAGGCAATCGAGCTCTTCTGCTGGATCGCGCGCCGCCACGTCGGCGCGATGGCGGCGTCGCTCGGTGGGGTCGATCAGCTCGTCTTCACCGGCGGCATCGGCGAGCACGCGGCCGAGATCCGCGCCGGCATCTGCACGGGCCTCGAGCACCTCGGCGTGCGTCTCGACCCGGAGCGCAACGCGCGCAACGCGGCCGTGGTCAGCGCGGACGCGAGCCCGTGCACGGTGCGCGTCGTCGCAACCGACGAGGAGCGCGTGATCGCGCGCCACACGCGCGCCCGCGTCGCGGGTGGCGTGTGA
- a CDS encoding GNAT family N-acetyltransferase, producing the protein MGALERVHRLRDGTLFRLRPLGPADAEELRAGFARLSPASRYRRFFTPIQRLPESMLRRLTATDGWNHVALVAETIPVYDEPPEPLGVGRFIRLANRPNVAEVALEVIDEKQGRGLGSVLLEALAELARAEGVTIFVATVLAENEPMHRLVRSFGPVVSVTRDGGTYEYEVRIGRRTSRAA; encoded by the coding sequence GTGGGCGCGCTCGAGCGCGTACACCGGTTGCGCGACGGGACGCTGTTCCGGCTGCGTCCGCTCGGACCCGCGGACGCCGAGGAGCTGCGCGCGGGCTTCGCGCGGCTCTCGCCGGCGTCGCGCTACCGGCGCTTCTTCACGCCGATCCAGCGCCTGCCCGAGTCGATGCTGCGACGCTTGACGGCGACGGACGGCTGGAACCACGTCGCGCTGGTCGCGGAGACCATCCCGGTCTACGACGAGCCGCCCGAGCCGCTCGGCGTCGGACGCTTCATCCGCCTCGCCAACCGGCCGAACGTCGCCGAGGTCGCGCTCGAGGTGATCGACGAGAAGCAGGGCCGCGGTCTCGGCAGCGTGCTGCTCGAGGCGCTCGCCGAGCTCGCCCGCGCCGAGGGCGTGACGATCTTCGTCGCGACGGTGCTCGCCGAGAACGAGCCGATGCACCGCCTCGTGCGCTCGTTCGGACCCGTGGTGAGCGTGACCCGCGACGGCGGCACCTACGAGTACGAGGTGCGGATCGGCCGGCGCACGTCGCGCGCCGCGTAA
- a CDS encoding helix-hairpin-helix domain-containing protein: MADTKQDVLDMLRELTELVILDEGDPQSFRVRAYESAAYGIEAYPGDLAKLSAKELEKIPGVGKSTAAKIRELIETGKVKKLEELRVKHPPSIVALTRIPGLGPKAIQRLRTELGVTGLDDLKRVLAEHRLRNLRGFGPKSEEKLAAAIARLEEGGGGKRTPISVALPLAERIVAHLAQVPGVTHASYAGSLRRFCETVGDVDIIVAASDPAKVMEAFVGMNVVDRVLVRGEGKTSIVTRRGTQVDLRVVAAHQLGAARLYFTGSKGHNIKLRTRALARGWTLNEYALAELETGKVIASETEEEIYAALGLPWIPPVLREDQGEIEAAEKGLLPRPIEQTIGDFHVHTTTSGDGRSPLEEVVMAAIARGVRVLAITEHAENTISGVGREALLAQRAKIRAVQREVGDRILLLHGVELNIGRNGELDWDPEFRSTFDWCLASVHDHFDLDRAAQTRRIVTAMQDPAVRMIGHLSARMIGARPPIDLDLDAVLAAAEATGTALEINGGLPRLDLSVDALRIARERNVVLVLSSDAHRASELARVDYAALNAQRAWVDPARVANTWDADRLAAWARGASA, encoded by the coding sequence GTGGCCGACACGAAGCAGGACGTTCTCGACATGCTGCGCGAGCTCACCGAGCTCGTGATCCTCGACGAGGGCGACCCGCAGTCCTTCCGTGTGCGCGCCTACGAGAGCGCCGCGTACGGCATCGAGGCGTATCCGGGCGACCTCGCGAAGCTGTCGGCGAAGGAGCTCGAGAAGATCCCCGGCGTCGGCAAGAGCACGGCGGCGAAGATCCGCGAGCTGATCGAGACCGGCAAGGTGAAGAAGCTCGAGGAGCTGCGCGTCAAGCACCCGCCGTCGATCGTCGCGCTGACGCGCATCCCGGGACTCGGTCCGAAGGCGATCCAGCGGCTGCGCACGGAGCTCGGCGTCACCGGGCTCGACGATCTGAAGCGCGTCCTCGCCGAGCACCGTCTGCGCAACCTGCGCGGCTTCGGCCCGAAGAGCGAGGAGAAGCTCGCCGCCGCGATCGCGCGCCTCGAGGAGGGCGGCGGCGGCAAGCGCACGCCGATCTCGGTCGCGCTGCCGCTCGCGGAGCGCATCGTCGCGCACCTCGCGCAGGTGCCGGGCGTGACGCACGCGTCCTACGCGGGCTCGCTGCGCCGCTTCTGCGAGACGGTCGGCGACGTCGACATCATCGTCGCGGCGTCCGACCCGGCGAAGGTCATGGAGGCGTTCGTCGGGATGAACGTCGTCGACCGCGTGCTGGTGCGCGGCGAGGGCAAGACGAGCATCGTCACGCGCCGCGGCACGCAGGTCGACCTGCGAGTCGTCGCCGCGCACCAGCTCGGCGCCGCGCGGCTCTACTTCACCGGCAGCAAGGGACACAACATCAAGCTGCGCACGCGCGCGCTCGCGCGCGGCTGGACGCTCAACGAGTACGCGCTCGCCGAGCTCGAGACCGGCAAGGTGATCGCGTCGGAGACCGAGGAGGAGATCTACGCGGCGCTCGGGCTGCCGTGGATCCCGCCCGTGCTGCGCGAGGACCAGGGCGAGATCGAGGCCGCCGAGAAGGGGCTCTTGCCGCGGCCGATCGAGCAGACGATCGGCGACTTCCACGTCCACACCACGACCTCGGGCGACGGGCGCTCGCCGCTCGAGGAGGTGGTGATGGCGGCGATCGCGCGCGGCGTGCGCGTGCTCGCGATCACCGAGCACGCGGAGAACACGATCTCCGGCGTCGGACGCGAGGCGCTGCTCGCGCAGCGCGCGAAGATCCGCGCCGTGCAGCGCGAGGTCGGCGACCGGATCCTGCTGCTGCACGGGGTCGAGCTCAACATCGGCCGCAACGGCGAGCTCGACTGGGATCCCGAATTCCGCAGCACCTTCGACTGGTGTCTCGCGAGCGTGCACGACCACTTCGATCTCGACCGCGCGGCGCAGACCCGGCGCATCGTCACCGCGATGCAGGACCCGGCGGTGCGCATGATCGGACACCTCTCGGCGCGCATGATCGGCGCACGGCCGCCGATCGATCTCGACCTCGACGCGGTGCTCGCCGCCGCCGAGGCGACCGGCACCGCGCTCGAGATCAACGGCGGGCTGCCGCGCCTCGACCTGTCGGTGGACGCGCTGCGCATCGCCCGCGAGCGCAACGTCGTCCTCGTGCTGTCGAGCGACGCGCACCGCGCGAGCGAGCTCGCGCGCGTCGACTACGCGGCGCTCAACGCGCAGCGCGCGTGGGTCGATCCAGCGCGGGTCGCGAACACGTGGGACGCAGACCGCCTCGCCGCCTGGGCGCGCGGCGCGAGCGCGTGA
- a CDS encoding CHRD domain-containing protein, protein MRQLVVSLFVGATVLAAGPALGAPLVFRAHLSGDQEVPPVDTTTNGTIFVNFDRDLSKARFDLRVRSGQGITMAHFHCAKAGINGPITVFLFGPVNPGIDVNGQLSTGTITNDDIIPIDDEEVCGSPINNVASLYQAILEGRVYANVHSEDHPAGVIRSQLFP, encoded by the coding sequence ATGAGGCAGCTCGTCGTCTCCCTCTTCGTCGGCGCCACCGTCCTCGCCGCCGGCCCTGCGCTCGGTGCCCCGCTCGTCTTCCGCGCGCACCTCTCCGGGGATCAAGAGGTGCCGCCGGTCGACACGACGACGAACGGAACGATCTTCGTCAACTTCGATCGCGACCTGAGCAAGGCGCGCTTCGACCTGCGCGTGCGCAGCGGACAGGGCATCACCATGGCGCACTTCCACTGCGCCAAGGCGGGGATCAACGGGCCGATCACGGTGTTCCTCTTCGGTCCGGTCAATCCCGGGATCGACGTCAACGGTCAGCTCTCGACCGGCACCATCACCAACGACGACATCATCCCGATCGACGACGAGGAGGTCTGCGGCAGCCCGATCAACAACGTCGCGTCGCTGTACCAGGCGATCCTCGAGGGTCGGGTCTACGCCAACGTGCACTCCGAGGATCATCCCGCCGGCGTCATCCGCAGCCAGCTCTTTCCTTGA
- a CDS encoding CsbD family protein: MGSGTTDKVKGRVKEAAGALTDDDELREEGKIDQAAGKVKDAAEKAIDKVKRAVGGGK; the protein is encoded by the coding sequence ATGGGATCCGGCACCACCGACAAGGTCAAGGGCCGTGTGAAGGAAGCCGCTGGCGCGCTGACCGACGACGACGAGCTCCGCGAGGAGGGCAAGATCGATCAGGCCGCCGGCAAGGTCAAAGACGCAGCCGAGAAGGCGATCGACAAGGTGAAGCGCGCGGTCGGCGGCGGGAAGTGA
- the clcA gene encoding H(+)/Cl(-) exchange transporter ClcA — translation MAVDESTSDAAPEKGGAAREPELTPRMVRRELRDLARTHERRRRQLPRALVVGVVAGLVAVAFKWALDGGDLLHARLAAFTREEPWLGLALYVLLGAVGGGLAVWLVQRFAPDASGSGIPHVKAVLHHLRELRWASILPVKFLGGVIGIGGAGIALGREGPTIQMGASVGGMVSGWFRCTPRERQTLIAAGAGAGLSAAFNAPLAGLVFVLEELQRDFSPAVFTVTLIASVTADVVARYLTSELPVFHIGTKAVAPLTSLPLALLIGVIAAPVGIAFNRTLVATMSRLQAWRVPGWVRGAAVGVAVGVVGWFVPSSLAGGQRLVEQTLAGALSAQMLVGFFALRFALTMASYGSGAPGGIFAPMLVLGATLGMAIAEAVDEVLPEIVSHPETFAVVGMAALFTAIVRAPLTGIVLMVEMTGDYGLVLPLLIAALAAGGIADYLGDAPIYDVLLRRDLGRWQTRQLDEALLLDLVVSPGARFEGRAVRELGLPPGCIVVSVQRGLNAHVPTADFRLEAGDRITVVVAAEAAAAVATLREGTERSSA, via the coding sequence ATGGCGGTCGACGAGAGCACCTCTGACGCCGCGCCGGAGAAGGGCGGCGCGGCGCGCGAGCCGGAGCTCACGCCGCGCATGGTGCGGCGCGAGCTGCGCGACCTCGCGCGCACGCACGAGCGCCGCCGTCGGCAGCTGCCGCGCGCGCTCGTGGTCGGCGTCGTCGCGGGTCTCGTCGCGGTGGCGTTCAAGTGGGCGCTCGACGGCGGCGATCTTCTGCACGCGCGGCTCGCCGCCTTCACGCGCGAGGAGCCCTGGCTCGGCCTCGCGCTCTACGTGCTGCTCGGCGCCGTCGGCGGCGGGCTCGCGGTGTGGCTCGTGCAGCGCTTCGCGCCCGACGCGTCGGGCAGCGGCATCCCGCACGTCAAGGCGGTGCTGCACCACCTGCGCGAGCTGCGCTGGGCGAGCATCCTGCCCGTCAAGTTCCTGGGCGGCGTGATCGGCATCGGCGGCGCGGGCATCGCGCTCGGCCGCGAGGGTCCGACGATCCAGATGGGCGCGTCGGTGGGCGGCATGGTGAGCGGCTGGTTCCGCTGCACGCCGCGCGAGCGCCAGACGCTGATCGCGGCGGGCGCGGGCGCGGGGCTGTCGGCGGCGTTCAACGCGCCGCTCGCCGGGCTCGTCTTCGTGCTCGAGGAGCTGCAGCGCGACTTCTCGCCGGCGGTGTTCACCGTCACGCTGATCGCGTCGGTGACTGCAGACGTCGTCGCGCGATACTTGACGAGCGAGCTGCCGGTCTTTCACATCGGCACGAAAGCCGTCGCGCCGCTGACCTCGCTGCCGCTGGCGCTGCTGATCGGTGTGATCGCGGCGCCGGTCGGCATCGCGTTCAACCGCACGCTGGTCGCGACGATGAGCAGGCTCCAGGCGTGGCGCGTGCCCGGCTGGGTGCGCGGCGCCGCCGTCGGCGTCGCGGTCGGCGTCGTCGGCTGGTTCGTGCCGTCGTCGCTCGCCGGCGGTCAGCGTCTCGTCGAGCAGACGCTCGCCGGCGCGCTCTCGGCGCAGATGCTGGTCGGCTTCTTCGCGCTGCGCTTCGCGCTCACCATGGCGAGCTACGGAAGCGGCGCGCCCGGTGGGATCTTCGCGCCGATGCTGGTGCTCGGCGCCACGCTCGGCATGGCGATCGCCGAGGCGGTGGACGAGGTCTTGCCGGAGATCGTGTCGCACCCGGAGACCTTCGCCGTGGTCGGCATGGCGGCGCTGTTCACCGCGATCGTGCGCGCGCCGCTCACCGGCATCGTGCTCATGGTCGAGATGACCGGCGACTACGGGCTCGTCCTGCCGCTGCTGATCGCCGCGCTCGCGGCGGGCGGCATCGCCGACTACCTGGGTGACGCGCCGATCTACGACGTCCTGCTGCGCCGCGACCTGGGACGCTGGCAGACGCGGCAGCTCGACGAGGCGCTGCTGCTCGATCTCGTGGTCTCGCCGGGCGCGCGCTTCGAAGGACGCGCGGTGCGCGAGCTCGGGCTGCCGCCCGGCTGCATCGTCGTGTCGGTGCAGCGCGGGCTCAACGCGCACGTGCCGACCGCGGACTTCCGCCTCGAGGCCGGCGACCGGATCACGGTCGTCGTTGCGGCCGAGGCGGCAGCGGCGGTCGCGACGCTGCGCGAGGGGACCGAGCGTTCTTCGGCGTGA